DNA sequence from the Vicia villosa cultivar HV-30 ecotype Madison, WI unplaced genomic scaffold, Vvil1.0 ctg.002000F_1_1, whole genome shotgun sequence genome:
TAAATGGGCTGAAAGGATTATGGGGCTTAGGGCCAAGGACATTGTCTGGTATAATAGATCTTTAGATAACATGGAAGttgttatgagttgtgggaagttcAACAATGTACCTCTCATGGGTATCAGAGGTGGGATCAATTATAATCCCGTCTTGGCTAGGAGAACTTATGGATATGCTTTTATCAATCCTCCTGAGCAAACTGAGATTGCTGAGAACATTTTCTATCATGCGGCCACCAACATTGGACAAATGGCAGAAGCTGTGCAGGCTTGGAggagtatttgttggagagataAGAAGCATTTTGGACAGAGAGACAATGCAACTTATGGAGACTATACTGAATGGGTCAAGACTGTGGCCAATACCCAAGGGATGCCTTTCCCTCCTAAGGATCCTTTGTACCCCCCTGCTGGTGAACAACCCAACATTGTCTCCATGCCTCGTTATAATCAAACTGTTGAGCAGAATCggaaattgactgaacaaatggaaacaatgcaagttaagatgaatactgataggcaagagaagctttctgctcttcataagttgaaaatgagagaaatagagcttgaagaattgtATGCTAGAGGAAGTACTTCTCAGAAAAGGCCAAGGGTGACTATAGACCCTAAATTTACTGAAACTCAAGAGAAGAAACTGAAAGAACATTACGAGGCTCAGTTGGCAGATTTGACTAAAAGACTCCAGATTCAGACTGAAAATGCCAATTCAGAGAAATCTCGTCGCAAGAAAGCAGACAAACTCTTGTTGGATCGCCAGAATACCATAGAGAAGTGTTATGAAGAGATCCGAAAGCTGAAGGGTCAGATAAGAGAAAAAGACCAGAGTAATGCCCAAGCTCAAGAAGAAGCCAGGTATTGGGAGGTGAAGAATCGCCACATGGAGACAATGCATTTCAGAAAAGACCTGCTGATTCAAGAGATCATTAAGAGGCCAACCCGTGTTGAGACCAAGAagctctttgaagaaatgaagacctgGAGTGATAAGAACATTGGAGAGAGTCCCCTCCGTCATGTAGACATGGGGGATCCCGCTTAGTGATGACTTTGTTATTtggaccaccaccagacttgttggatggggttcttAGTTCCATTTATTTGCTTTGTTGGCTCATGAGAGCGGATTGATTTGTGATTCTGATTATGTCAAAAACTTGGTTATAAATCTAATGGAGTTTTCTTATTCATCTTGGTGGTATCTCAGTTCATGCTATTATtttgtgttgttggtttgagacAAAGCTAAAGTTTCCTAAAAATAATAGAACATGACATATCCATGCACACATGCATCTCATGCATTCATACACATGACATGTACACCAGATGGTTTTCTTGCTTAACTGACCAGGTTTTCATCCACAACAATTGCACCTCCACCTGCACATCGCTACTACACAAGGGCTAATCATTCACTGCAAATGGATCAGTTAAGGGATGATCTTATCCAAATGAGAACTCAGGTCACCGCTCAGATGGCTCAGTTCATGGAAGTCATGCAAAACATGGCTGATCGCCAAGAAGAGCTTAGAATCAGGATGGACACAGTTGCTCAGGTTGTTGCGGACCCCCCGCAAAGAAATCCTGCTGATATTCGTGTCAATGGTGAGCCTGTGATCGGAGGACCTGGTGTAATTCCTCCTGCTGCTAATCAAAGTAATCCTCGTGGGCCTCCCCAGCCTACTCCTGAAGGACAAACCACACAACAAATCAGAAGGGTTGCTGCTATCCCCGTGTTGGAAGAGGACCGACATGAGGACTTGTTTCCTGAAAGTGAATGGGGATTTCCACATGATGCTGGAAGGATGTTTAGAGGTCTGGAAGAAAGGATGAGGGCCATGGAAGGCCAAGGACTTGGTATGGATATCAGTGATTTGGGTTTGGTTCCTGGCGTCCGTGTGCCACCGAAATTCAAAGTACCtgattttgagaaatacaaggggaaCACTTGCCCTAAGACACATGTCCGAGCTTACTATCGCAAAATGCATGTATACTCTGAGGACGAAGGACTGTTGATGCACTTTTTCCAAGATAGCCTGactggggcatccttggaatggtATATGAGGTTGGAGAGAACTCACATCCGAAGTTGGAGGGACCTAGTTGAGGCCTTCATAAAGCAGTATCAGTATAATGTTGACATGGCACCAAATCGCACTCAGTTACAGAATCTATCCCAGAAAGCTAATgagtccttcaaagaatatgcacaGAAATGGCGCGAGTTGGCGGCTAGAGTCCAGCCACCTATGTTGGAAAGAGAAATGATGGACCTGTTCACCAACACTCTGGAGGGTCAATACTACTCCGCCTGCTCTGCATCCTCAAGTTTTGCCGAGTTTGTTATGATTGGTGAGCGAATTGAAAGTGGAATTAAGGCTGGTAGAATACAGAATCCAAGTGCTGCTAGTTCCTCCTCTGGGGCTGGTGGAAAGAAGCCATATAATGGGTTTGCTAAGAAAAGAGAAGGTGAAACGAGTGCTGCTTACTATGGTAAAGGCAAAAGCCAGGCTCATCAACAAGTAGCCGCTGTGACTATCCCAAATGTTCCCTTCCAGCATCAACAACAAGGGTATCAGCCGCGTCAGTATCAGCAACGGCCGAAATTGCCAGAAAGAGTTTTTGATCCGATCCCAATGACATACGCACAAGTATTGCCATATCTCCTCGATTTGAACTTGGTCCAATTGAGGACTTTGGCCACTCCTGCTAAGTTGCCTGCCAATTGGGATGCCAATGCAAGATGTGAGTTCCACTCTGGGTCACCTGGACACAATATTGAAAACTGTAAAGCATTGAAGCATaaagtccaggatcttctcgaCTCTAAAGCCATCGAGTTTACTCCTACTCAAGGACCTAATGTTGTTCAGAATCCTATGCCTCCCCATGGAACCCATGCGGCAAATGCTATCGAGGTTGTTGAAGATACTCACCTGGTTAAAGATGTGATCGAATTGGGTTCATTGTTGCCATTATTGAAGAAGGAATTGTTGAGGATGAGTCTATACGCTGGTTGTGGAAAATTCTGTACTAATTGCTTGGTCACTTCCTCAGTTTGTGATAAGGTGAAAGAAGGGATTCAACAGTTGATGGATAGTGGGTATCTACAGTTTGAGCGTGTGCGACGTCCTGAAATGGTTGAAAACGCAGTTAATGTGGCATCTATCCCGTATACTCCTGCCAAGATTCCAATTCCTGCCAGAGCACCTCCTTTGGTTATTACACTTCCTGGTCCCGTCCCATATAACAGTGAAAAAGCAATCCCATGGAATTATGGAGGAGAAGTTTTCTACCAAGGGGCCAAGTATGAGGTTAAAGCGCCggttgagaaagaagatgttgataATGTTGTGGGCATTGGAAGAATGACGAGAAGTGGTCGTATTTTTAATCCTCCCCATAATACTCGTGATGACAATGCAGAAGCTCTAGCTCAAGCAAAAGGGAAAAGAGTGGTAGAGGATACAGTGGACCAGGGGCAAAGCTCTAATTCTGAAGATACTGTGGccaaagagatggaagagttcctaaAGATCATCAAGAAAAGTGAGTATAAAGTGGTTGACCAGCTGAGTCAAACTCAATCAAAGATTTCGATTTTGCAGTTGCTCTTGTGTTCAGAGACACATCGAAATGCTTTATTGAGACTTCTAAGTACTGCCTTTGTCCCCCCAGAAATCTCAGTGAATCAACTTGAAGGAGTGGTGTCAAACATCAATGCTGGTAATGGATTGGGATTCACTGACGCTGATCTGCCTCCTGAGGGCAGAAACCACAATAGAGCTTTGCATATATCAGTGGAATGTAAAGGGACTATGTTATCTCGTGTTCTCGTGGATAATGGATCTTCTATGAATGTATTACCGAAGTCGTCTTTGATGAGGCTAGATTATTCTGGTGTCAAGATAAGGCCGAGTGAATTGACAGTGAGAGCCTTTGATGGGTCCAAAAGATCAGTATTTAGGGAGGTTGACTTGCCGATAATGATAGGCCCTCAGCTCTTCACTATTACCTTCTTTATGATAGATATCCACCCGTCTTACAGTTGTCTCCTGGGACGTCCATGGATCCATGCTGTTGGGGCCGTGACTTCCATATTGCATCAGAAACTCAAATTCGCGACTCAAGGAAAGATAGTCACAATATGTGGGAAGGAAGAACACGTGGTAAACCATCTTGCGTCCTTCAAGTATATTGATGTGGAAGGAGAGGTCCACGAGACGCCTTGCCAAGCCTTTGAGGCTGTCCAGACTGTCAAGATCCCTTATGTTGACAATAAGAAGTTGGAGG
Encoded proteins:
- the LOC131637450 gene encoding uncharacterized protein LOC131637450, which codes for MAPPLKTGSRNISYTFPNPNLDSLECLAKKITPDESTKFREKYGYILSLLKMPFTKYEQEGVHTLLQFYNPSLRCFTFPDYLLVPTLEEYSLFLGILIKKGEVPYYGTMEAPTSIEISKALYLSKSVVDASLSKKGGFQGFRMEFLVKRGCEAAEAKEWDTFRAILALSIYGIVMFSNVPDFVDMNAIHIFILSHLPERGAFVDSRHTSKWAERIMGLRAKDIVWYNRSLDNMEVVMSCGKFNNVPLMGIRGGINYNPVLARRTYGYAFINPPEQTEIAENIFYHAATNIGQMAEAVQAWRSICWRDKKHFGQRDNATYGDYTEWVKTVANTQGMPFPPKDPLYPPAELEELYARGSTSQKRPRVTIDPKFTETQEKKLKEHYEAQLADLTKRLQIQTENANSEKSRRKKADKLLLDRQNTIEKCYEEIRKLKGQIREKDQSNAQAQEEARYWEVKNRHMETMHFRKDLLIQEIIKRPTRVETKKLFEEMKTWSDKNIGESPLRHVDMGDPA
- the LOC131637451 gene encoding uncharacterized protein LOC131637451; this encodes MDQLRDDLIQMRTQVTAQMAQFMEVMQNMADRQEELRIRMDTVAQVVADPPQRNPADIRVNGEPVIGGPGVIPPAANQSNPRGPPQPTPEGQTTQQIRRVAAIPVLEEDRHEDLFPESEWGFPHDAGRMFRGLEERMRAMEGQGLGMDISDLGLVPGVRVPPKFKVPDFEKYKGNTCPKTHVRAYYRKMHVYSEDEGLLMHFFQDSLTGASLEWYMRLERTHIRSWRDLVEAFIKQYQYNVDMAPNRTQLQNLSQKANESFKEYAQKWRELAARVQPPMLEREMMDLFTNTLEGQYYSACSASSSFAEFVMIGERIESGIKAGRIQNPSAASSSSGAGGKKPYNGFAKKREGETSAAYYGKGKSQAHQQVAAVTIPNVPFQHQQQGYQPRQYQQRPKLPERVFDPIPMTYAQVLPYLLDLNLVQLRTLATPAKLPANWDANARCEFHSGSPGHNIENCKALKHKVQDLLDSKAIEFTPTQGPNVVQNPMPPHGTHAANAIEVVEDTHLVKDVIELGSLLPLLKKELLRMSLYAGCGKFCTNCLVTSSVCDKVKEGIQQLMDSGYLQFERVRRPEMVENAVNVASIPYTPAKIPIPARAPPLVITLPGPVPYNSEKAIPWNYGGEVFYQGAKYEVKAPVEKEDVDNVVGIGRMTRSGRIFNPPHNTRDDNAEALAQAKGKRVVEDTVDQGQSSNSEDTVAKEMEEFLKIIKKSEYKVVDQLSQTQSKISILQLLLCSETHRNALLRLLSTAFVPPEISVNQLEGVVSNINAGNGLGFTDADLPPEGRNHNRALHISVECKGTMLSRVLVDNGSSMNVLPKSSLMRLDYSGVKIRPSELTVRAFDGSKRSVFREVDLPIMIGPQLFTITFFMIDIHPSYSCLLGRPWIHAVGAVTSILHQKLKFATQGKIVTICGKEEHVVNHLASFKYIDVEGEVHETPCQAFEAVQTVKIPYVDNKKLEAPMSSLKEAKAVVESGHPEGWGRVLDLPIKQDKCGIGYQLGQSSSNEASKKPGTFVPIKFSSAGIVKDHICAADDDMDSDYDIEEWIKPCVPGQKLLNWSSEDIISTAPDQK